In Verrucomicrobiia bacterium, the genomic stretch GGCGGAACGTTTGATAGGCCGCCAGCCGGTCATATCCCAGTTGGCGCTCGCGGCCTTGCAGTTCGGCAAACCGCCCGGTTTCAGCCACCTCGCTGCGGCCGGCATGCGTCGCGTAGATGCGCAACGACCCGCCGTGGGTGGGCAGTTCCTCCACGTCGAAAATCTTCAAACCGTGCTTCCGAAACACCGCGGCCACGGCCAGCAGGGAAAAATAGCAAAAATGCTCGTGGTAGATTGTGTCGAACTGATTGCCCTCAATCAGCCGTTGCAGGTGGGGAAACTCCATCGTGATGGTGCCCGTGGGCGCGAGCAGCAACTTCATCCCCGCCACGAAATCGTTGAGGTCGGGCACATGCGCCAGGACATTGTTGCCCAGCAACAGCCGGGCGCGGATGCCTTCATCCACAAGCTGCTGTGCCAGTCGCGTTCCAAAAAAGGCAACGCGCGTGGGAACACCCTTCTTGACCGCCGCCTCGGCCACGTTGGCGGCGGGCTCGATGCCCAGGGCCTGGTGCCCGCGTTGAACGAAGTATTGCAGCAGGTAGCCGTCGTTGCTGGCGATTTCGACCACCTGATCTTCCGGCTTCAGACCCAGCCGCGGGATGATCCCCTCCACGTAACGCTGCGCATGCTTGAGCCACGAATCCGAGTAGGACGAGAAATAGGCGTAATGACTGAAAATGTCGGAGGCGCTCACGTATTCGAGCAGCTGGACGAGCCAGCACTGGTGACAGACAAACACCCGCAGGGGATAGAACGGCTCCATGGCGTTGCACTGCGGGGCCGTGAGATAACTTTCGCACAACGGCGACATGCCGAGATCGACGAACGTGTGTTCCAGCGGCGCGCGGCAGGCGCGGCAAACTGGTGAATCATTCCGGTGGCCGGAAGTGGCGTCGTGCAGGTGTGTAGCGTGCTCGTTTGGCATGGCATTAAGCGTGGAAGAACTCATGGTGATCAATTGTCGTTGTGCCTGCCCTCAGGCGACCTTGGCCAGGGGCCGGATGCGGACGTCGATTATTTCAGCCTCCCGTCCCGTGGAAAGAATATCCACCACCAAGTTGCCGACCTCGGCTGGTTGAATCAGTTTTTCAGGATGATAAACCCTGCCCTCAAGCTGATGAA encodes the following:
- a CDS encoding class I SAM-dependent methyltransferase — protein: MSSSTLNAMPNEHATHLHDATSGHRNDSPVCRACRAPLEHTFVDLGMSPLCESYLTAPQCNAMEPFYPLRVFVCHQCWLVQLLEYVSASDIFSHYAYFSSYSDSWLKHAQRYVEGIIPRLGLKPEDQVVEIASNDGYLLQYFVQRGHQALGIEPAANVAEAAVKKGVPTRVAFFGTRLAQQLVDEGIRARLLLGNNVLAHVPDLNDFVAGMKLLLAPTGTITMEFPHLQRLIEGNQFDTIYHEHFCYFSLLAVAAVFRKHGLKIFDVEELPTHGGSLRIYATHAGRSEVAETGRFAELQGRERQLGYDRLAAYQTFRRQVEETKWKLLEFLIQVRRAGKQVAGYGAPGKGNTLLNFCGIRTDLVDYTVDRNPFKHGKFLPGTHIPIFAPDRIRETRPDYVLILPWNLRDEIIAQLSFIREWGGKFVVPIPQLEVL